The proteins below are encoded in one region of Paenibacillus albus:
- a CDS encoding twin-arginine translocase TatA/TatE family subunit, which produces MLQNVGLPGLMMILVVVLIIFGPSKLPELGRAVGRTLHEFKSSAKELVSDTKEEVSENKS; this is translated from the coding sequence ATGCTGCAAAATGTCGGTTTACCCGGTCTTATGATGATCCTTGTTGTCGTACTAATCATATTTGGACCTTCCAAGCTTCCAGAGCTGGGCCGCGCGGTCGGCCGCACGCTGCACGAATTCAAGTCCTCCGCCAAGGAGCTTGTCTCTGACACGAAAGAAGAGGTATCGGAGAACAAATCGTAA
- the tatC gene encoding twin-arginine translocase subunit TatC has protein sequence MSRVEETMTLISHLTDLRRRIWRSLAVLLVSLGAGLYLSPKVLHYLKSVPPASEMTWNVFSPWDGIRMYMTIALVFALTISLPYILYQLWGFVRVGLHPEERAAALRYVPYSAICFLLGLAFGYFIVYPMSFAFTTKITKSLQLVETYGVAQYFGFMFSIIIPLAIAFELPVIVMFLTKIGVLTPQVLYKMRRYAYLVLVIVASLISPPELISHMMVFIPLVVLYEVSALLSRIVYGRRRGTALAEAAGS, from the coding sequence ATGAGCCGAGTAGAAGAGACGATGACGCTTATCTCCCATTTGACGGATCTGAGGCGAAGGATTTGGCGAAGTCTTGCGGTCCTTCTAGTGTCGCTTGGAGCGGGGCTGTACCTCTCGCCCAAGGTACTGCATTACTTGAAGAGTGTCCCACCTGCCTCAGAGATGACCTGGAATGTCTTCTCTCCGTGGGACGGCATTCGAATGTACATGACGATTGCGCTTGTATTCGCATTGACGATCTCATTGCCTTATATTCTCTATCAACTATGGGGCTTCGTGCGGGTGGGACTGCATCCCGAAGAGCGTGCCGCAGCACTTCGTTACGTTCCGTACAGCGCGATCTGCTTCCTGTTAGGCCTCGCCTTCGGTTATTTTATCGTCTACCCGATGAGCTTTGCCTTTACAACTAAAATTACGAAGAGTTTGCAGCTTGTGGAGACCTATGGGGTCGCGCAATATTTTGGCTTCATGTTCAGCATTATTATTCCGCTTGCGATTGCCTTCGAGCTGCCTGTTATTGTGATGTTTCTGACGAAGATCGGTGTACTGACGCCTCAGGTGCTTTATAAAATGCGGCGATATGCGTACTTGGTGCTCGTCATCGTGGCTAGCTTGATCTCCCCGCCAGAGCTGATCTCGCATATGATGGTGTTTATTCCGCTCGTTGTGCTCTATGAGGTGAGTGCATTACTGTCCCGCATTGTGTATGGACGAAGAAGAGGAACAGCTTTAGCCGAAGCTGCAGGCTCATAG
- a CDS encoding nitroreductase family protein, with amino-acid sequence MSITNTTSVIEAIRTRRTIKSFKPDPISETDLNAWLEAASYAPNHRFNEPWEVLVIGPETRAKLNHKTNFGNAPILLAVLSKPGATPFERDENIMAVSCFIQNFLLAAHEAGAGAYWASLGSQPQNRAILNVQEGFDVVGVFGIGYPAEEPAARPRAPIASKMTHLS; translated from the coding sequence ATGTCTATTACGAACACGACAAGTGTCATTGAAGCGATACGGACACGACGCACGATCAAGTCGTTCAAGCCGGATCCAATTAGCGAGACTGACTTGAACGCCTGGCTGGAAGCGGCAAGCTACGCGCCGAACCATCGATTCAACGAGCCTTGGGAGGTTCTGGTGATCGGGCCGGAAACAAGAGCGAAGTTAAACCACAAAACGAATTTCGGCAATGCGCCAATCTTGCTTGCAGTTCTGTCTAAGCCTGGCGCTACACCGTTCGAGCGCGACGAGAACATCATGGCAGTCTCCTGCTTCATTCAGAACTTCTTGCTTGCAGCTCACGAAGCAGGGGCAGGCGCATACTGGGCCTCACTCGGCTCGCAGCCGCAGAATCGGGCTATCCTTAACGTTCAAGAAGGATTCGATGTTGTCGGCGTCTTCGGCATTGGTTATCCCGCAGAAGAGCCAGCCGCAAGACCAAGAGCACCGATTGCCTCCAAAATGACTCATCTATCTTAA
- a CDS encoding putative 2-aminoethylphosphonate ABC transporter substrate-binding protein codes for MKKWMGTALTTVMVISALTACGTSNNNKNANATQTANGNKPAAEASSNSEITVYTALEDDQIQAYLASFKAQYPNIKVNIVRDSTGIITAKLLAEKDNPVADVVWGTAATSLLVLDHNGMLEGYSPKGIENVLPEFKDTQQPAHWVGIDAWETAFAVNTAELKKKNLPIPQSYEDLTKPEYKGLVVMPNPAASGTGFLTVSGLEQLMGDSKAWNYLDKLDKNIAVYTQSGSKPAKLAGTGEYPIGVSFGYRAIEEKKNGAPIEVVFPKEGSGWDVEANALMKKDAIKPEAKEFLDWAISAEPMKEYNKNYAIISVKSESASIPEGYKADPMSQLIKFDLNKAAAAREATLAEWTKRYEAKSEPKE; via the coding sequence ATGAAGAAGTGGATGGGAACTGCATTAACAACGGTGATGGTCATCTCGGCGCTGACAGCGTGCGGCACAAGCAATAACAATAAAAACGCAAATGCAACACAAACGGCAAACGGGAACAAGCCTGCGGCAGAAGCATCTTCAAATTCGGAAATCACGGTATACACCGCACTGGAAGACGATCAAATTCAAGCCTACTTAGCTTCGTTCAAAGCGCAGTATCCAAACATAAAAGTAAACATCGTACGTGATTCTACAGGCATCATTACAGCGAAGCTGCTCGCAGAGAAAGACAACCCGGTTGCAGACGTCGTATGGGGAACAGCGGCTACAAGCTTGCTCGTGCTTGATCACAACGGCATGCTGGAAGGCTATTCACCGAAAGGCATCGAGAACGTCCTTCCAGAATTTAAAGATACGCAGCAGCCTGCTCACTGGGTCGGCATCGACGCATGGGAGACGGCATTCGCGGTGAATACGGCTGAGCTGAAGAAGAAGAACTTGCCGATCCCGCAATCGTATGAGGATCTGACAAAGCCGGAATATAAAGGCTTGGTCGTCATGCCGAACCCGGCAGCATCGGGCACGGGCTTCCTGACCGTATCGGGTCTGGAGCAGCTGATGGGCGACTCGAAGGCTTGGAACTATCTCGACAAATTGGATAAGAACATCGCGGTCTACACGCAATCCGGCTCCAAGCCGGCGAAGCTTGCAGGAACAGGTGAATATCCAATTGGCGTATCGTTCGGCTACCGTGCGATTGAAGAGAAGAAGAACGGTGCACCAATCGAAGTCGTCTTCCCGAAGGAAGGCTCCGGCTGGGACGTTGAAGCGAACGCTCTTATGAAGAAGGATGCCATTAAGCCTGAGGCTAAAGAATTCCTCGATTGGGCGATTTCCGCTGAGCCGATGAAAGAATACAACAAGAACTATGCGATTATTTCGGTGAAGAGCGAATCAGCTTCGATTCCGGAAGGCTACAAGGCGGATCCGATGAGCCAGCTCATCAAATTTGACCTGAATAAAGCAGCCGCTGCTCGTGAAGCGACGCTTGCCGAGTGGACGAAGCGTTACGAAGCGAAGAGCGAACCGAAGGAATAG
- a CDS encoding LysR family transcriptional regulator, giving the protein MEILQLRYFLATAKLEQMTKAAEQLNIAQPSLSKTIARLEEQIGIPLFDRNGRNIRLNAYGQAFLKRVENVFIELEEAERELRDMAGLDRGIITLAVSLTNLLPEMLGSFLAKYPDIQFHQVVEPIAVMQHKLERGEIDMCLTFAELEGVEIESQILRTEDIYLLVPDQHHLYGRESVSLHELKDESFIGLRPSFWFRQMTDRLCLRSGGFTPRTTIEVDEVDAVLLLLKQGHGVAFAPDLAWRTRMDLSRNRVRITDWDGRVQLRLAWSNRHYMSAAAQKFREFIFEYFSNLSW; this is encoded by the coding sequence GTGGAAATCCTTCAACTCAGATACTTTTTAGCTACCGCGAAGCTTGAACAAATGACGAAGGCAGCCGAGCAACTCAACATCGCCCAGCCTTCACTCAGCAAAACCATCGCCCGCCTGGAAGAGCAGATCGGCATACCGCTATTCGATAGAAATGGCCGCAACATTCGCTTGAACGCCTATGGACAAGCCTTTCTGAAAAGAGTCGAGAACGTCTTCATCGAGCTTGAAGAAGCCGAGCGAGAGCTTCGCGATATGGCCGGGCTCGACCGCGGAATTATTACGCTTGCCGTCTCGCTGACCAATCTCCTTCCAGAGATGCTGGGATCTTTCTTAGCCAAATACCCCGATATTCAATTTCATCAAGTGGTCGAACCCATCGCCGTCATGCAGCACAAGCTGGAGCGAGGCGAAATCGACATGTGCCTCACATTTGCTGAGCTTGAGGGAGTAGAGATCGAATCGCAAATCTTGCGTACAGAAGATATTTATCTGCTTGTCCCCGATCAACACCATTTGTATGGACGTGAGTCGGTTTCTCTGCATGAATTGAAGGACGAGTCTTTTATCGGCTTGCGCCCTAGCTTCTGGTTTCGCCAGATGACCGACCGCTTATGTCTTCGAAGCGGCGGGTTTACGCCGAGGACAACCATTGAAGTGGACGAAGTGGATGCGGTTCTGCTGCTGCTGAAGCAGGGGCATGGCGTCGCATTCGCGCCGGATTTAGCCTGGAGAACAAGGATGGACCTCAGCCGGAATCGGGTTCGCATTACCGACTGGGATGGACGGGTACAGCTGCGGCTAGCTTGGTCTAACAGACATTACATGTCTGCTGCGGCTCAGAAATTCCGTGAATTTATATTCGAATATTTCTCCAATCTAAGTTGGTGA
- a CDS encoding flavin monoamine oxidase family protein — protein METKETPNEVSRRQFLTTVGRVGGAAALFSVMGTMGLFTPQTMKAAEYTPPSSWDLKGTSRSGKKIVILGAGLAGLTAAYELGKAGYDCTILEARARTGGRNWSVRRGTTVTEVGGQKQVARFDDGHYLNAGCMRIPQFHVTMEYCREFGIQMEPFNNVNESAYYYNENVPSSLSNKPIRKRAAKADAKGYISELLAKAINQPGLDLPVSPEEKEKIVAYLRSEGNLNADLFYKGSSRGGYKDEPGSRLDAGVIRDPFDMKAIINSGFANYFSSEYEYDQQMMMFHPVGGIDAIPKAFEKRLGNRIKHNMEVSEIKHVGEKVQVSYTDLLSGEAKQIEGDFCICTIPLSVLKTIKHDLSPEMTKAINNTNYANAGKIGLQFKRRFWEEDDLIFGGNTLTNMDISSIYYPPTNYFAKKGVLLGYYAFGAKADKFGALSFKDREALALTQGARIHPQYFDEFESSFSVNWKTIKYNMGSWVSYTADDRKTNYPVLCKPDRRVYLAGEHISYITAWMAGAIESAREVVTDIHERVMKE, from the coding sequence ATGGAAACGAAAGAAACGCCAAATGAAGTATCGCGCCGCCAATTTCTGACGACGGTCGGCAGAGTCGGCGGTGCCGCGGCCCTATTCAGTGTCATGGGTACGATGGGGCTGTTCACGCCGCAAACGATGAAGGCTGCGGAATATACGCCGCCTTCCAGCTGGGACCTCAAAGGCACGAGCCGTTCCGGCAAGAAGATCGTCATTCTCGGCGCTGGTCTCGCCGGCTTGACTGCCGCCTACGAGCTCGGCAAAGCCGGCTATGATTGCACGATTCTCGAGGCCCGCGCTCGCACCGGCGGTCGAAACTGGTCCGTACGGCGCGGTACGACCGTCACTGAAGTCGGTGGGCAGAAGCAGGTAGCCCGCTTCGATGACGGCCATTATTTGAACGCCGGCTGTATGCGCATCCCTCAGTTCCATGTCACGATGGAATATTGCCGGGAGTTCGGCATCCAGATGGAGCCGTTCAACAACGTCAACGAGAGCGCCTACTACTACAACGAGAATGTACCGAGCTCCCTGTCGAACAAACCCATCCGCAAACGCGCAGCGAAAGCCGATGCCAAGGGTTATATCAGCGAGCTGCTGGCGAAAGCGATCAATCAGCCCGGCCTCGACCTGCCGGTTTCGCCGGAGGAGAAGGAGAAGATCGTCGCCTACCTCCGCTCCGAAGGCAATCTGAACGCCGACTTGTTCTACAAAGGCTCCTCGCGCGGCGGATACAAGGATGAACCAGGCTCGCGCCTCGACGCCGGCGTTATCCGCGATCCGTTCGATATGAAGGCGATCATCAATTCCGGCTTCGCGAACTACTTCAGCAGCGAATACGAATATGATCAGCAAATGATGATGTTCCACCCCGTCGGCGGAATCGACGCAATCCCGAAGGCGTTCGAGAAGCGGCTCGGCAACCGAATAAAGCACAACATGGAAGTGTCGGAGATTAAGCATGTCGGCGAGAAAGTGCAAGTCTCGTATACCGACCTGCTTAGCGGGGAAGCGAAGCAGATAGAAGGAGATTTCTGTATCTGTACCATTCCTCTCTCTGTACTGAAGACAATTAAGCACGACCTGTCGCCGGAGATGACGAAGGCGATCAACAATACGAACTACGCGAATGCCGGCAAGATCGGCTTGCAATTCAAGCGCCGGTTCTGGGAAGAGGACGATCTCATATTCGGCGGTAATACCTTGACGAACATGGACATCTCGTCCATCTACTACCCGCCTACGAATTATTTTGCCAAGAAAGGCGTGCTGCTCGGCTACTATGCCTTCGGCGCCAAGGCTGACAAGTTCGGCGCACTGTCCTTCAAGGATCGTGAAGCGCTCGCACTCACCCAAGGGGCCAGAATCCACCCGCAATATTTTGACGAATTCGAATCCTCTTTCTCTGTCAACTGGAAGACGATCAAATACAATATGGGCAGCTGGGTTTCTTACACTGCTGACGACCGGAAGACGAATTATCCGGTACTCTGCAAGCCTGACCGCCGCGTCTACCTCGCCGGTGAGCACATTAGCTACATTACTGCCTGGATGGCAGGCGCGATCGAATCCGCACGCGAAGTCGTTACCGATATCCACGAGCGCGTCATGAAAGAATAG
- a CDS encoding phosphodiester glycosidase family protein codes for MKPKKRKSRRKLIIGLTLSLTIVGSVLYGLADRYLIEHVEVIVQPVKASGTASAASASATGTAATNQAVAKNATSDDWNYTSDDMTIAVKKVETGSGDDKVTYYVADVQAKDATHLLTAFADNKFGRNITEDTSEIASSNSAILAINGDYYGFRNDGVIIRNGTLYRNEPAREGLALYSDGTMKSYNEKDVSADELLAAGVTNTFSFGPALVKNGEVSTDLDNVKIDSNFGNRSIDGSNPRTGVGMISPNHYVFVVVDGRQEDSKGVTLNEFAQLFKGLGASEAYNLDGGGSSTMYFMGRVVNSPSNNGERGVSDIIYLGE; via the coding sequence ATGAAACCAAAGAAAAGAAAATCGCGGCGAAAGCTTATTATCGGCTTGACCCTATCCTTAACCATTGTCGGCTCTGTCCTGTATGGATTGGCGGACCGCTATTTAATCGAGCATGTGGAAGTTATCGTTCAGCCCGTGAAAGCGAGCGGGACCGCATCCGCAGCTTCGGCATCGGCAACCGGCACAGCAGCAACCAATCAAGCTGTGGCGAAAAATGCAACGAGCGACGATTGGAATTACACCAGCGATGATATGACCATTGCGGTCAAAAAAGTGGAGACGGGATCAGGCGATGACAAAGTTACCTATTATGTCGCCGATGTGCAGGCCAAGGATGCAACACATCTGCTGACTGCCTTCGCGGACAACAAATTCGGGCGCAACATCACCGAGGACACCTCGGAGATCGCATCGTCGAATAGCGCAATTCTTGCGATAAACGGCGATTATTACGGCTTCCGCAACGATGGCGTCATCATTCGTAACGGAACTTTATACCGGAATGAGCCAGCCCGAGAGGGCTTGGCGCTCTACAGCGACGGCACGATGAAATCTTACAACGAAAAAGATGTGTCGGCAGATGAGCTGCTTGCCGCAGGCGTCACGAATACGTTCTCTTTTGGGCCCGCGCTTGTTAAGAATGGCGAAGTGAGCACGGATCTCGATAACGTGAAGATTGATTCCAATTTCGGAAATCGCTCGATCGATGGCTCCAACCCACGTACGGGCGTCGGAATGATCTCGCCTAACCATTACGTCTTCGTCGTCGTCGACGGTCGGCAAGAGGACAGCAAAGGTGTCACACTGAACGAATTTGCTCAGCTCTTCAAAGGTTTAGGCGCAAGCGAAGCCTATAATCTCGACGGCGGCGGTTCGTCCACGATGTACTTCATGGGCCGCGTCGTTAATAGCCCGAGCAACAACGGCGAGCGCGGTGTCAGCGATATTATCTATCTCGGTGAATAA
- a CDS encoding RidA family protein: MNLNLSRKVKIAIGVVVISSLAATATLYAASLPNKYPLAPINEPEFYGSPTSSIASAVALPASSATFSTSGTTPAVINKEGKTVYERYGDTEAQGTSILQNIEKQLKEQGLSLKDVIYLRVYVAPDAAKGGKFDFDGWFKAYAKYFNTKTNPTKTARSTVGVAGLVSSDWLIEIEAVAAYPSQHNQD; the protein is encoded by the coding sequence ATGAACTTGAACCTGTCTCGTAAAGTCAAAATCGCCATTGGCGTAGTCGTCATCTCATCCCTGGCCGCTACCGCTACCCTATATGCCGCCAGCTTGCCTAATAAATATCCGCTTGCCCCGATTAATGAACCAGAATTCTATGGCAGTCCTACCTCTTCAATCGCAAGCGCAGTCGCCCTGCCTGCAAGCTCTGCTACCTTCTCGACGAGCGGCACGACGCCAGCTGTCATTAACAAGGAAGGCAAGACCGTCTACGAACGCTACGGCGATACGGAAGCGCAGGGCACGAGCATTTTGCAGAATATCGAAAAGCAGCTGAAGGAGCAAGGTCTATCATTGAAGGACGTTATCTACCTTCGCGTCTACGTTGCGCCGGATGCGGCGAAGGGCGGCAAATTCGACTTCGACGGCTGGTTCAAAGCATATGCCAAGTACTTCAACACCAAGACCAATCCGACCAAGACTGCCCGCTCCACCGTCGGCGTAGCCGGACTCGTGAGCTCCGATTGGCTGATCGAGATCGAAGCGGTTGCCGCGTACCCAAGCCAGCATAACCAAGACTAA
- the ahpC gene encoding alkyl hydroperoxide reductase subunit C — MSLIGKEVLPFKAQAFQGGKFIEVTEQNLKGQWSVVCFYPADFTFVCPTELGDLQDQYATLKSLGVEVYSVSTDTHFTHKAWHDNSDTIGKIEYIMIGDPSHTISRNFDVLIEEAGLADRGTFIIDPDGVIQTVEISAGGIGRDASTLVNKIKAAQYVRNNPGEVCPAKWTEGGATLKPGLDLVGKI, encoded by the coding sequence ATGTCTCTAATCGGAAAAGAAGTACTACCATTTAAAGCTCAAGCTTTCCAAGGCGGAAAATTCATCGAAGTAACTGAACAAAACCTTAAAGGTCAATGGAGCGTTGTTTGCTTCTACCCAGCTGACTTCACATTCGTATGTCCAACTGAGCTTGGCGACCTGCAAGATCAATATGCAACTTTGAAATCCCTTGGTGTTGAAGTGTACTCCGTATCGACAGATACTCACTTCACGCACAAAGCATGGCACGACAACTCCGACACAATCGGCAAAATCGAATACATTATGATCGGCGATCCTTCGCACACTATTTCCCGTAACTTCGACGTATTGATCGAAGAAGCTGGTCTTGCTGACCGCGGTACATTCATCATCGATCCAGACGGCGTTATCCAAACTGTTGAGATCAGCGCTGGCGGCATCGGCCGTGATGCAAGCACGCTCGTGAACAAAATCAAAGCAGCACAATACGTTCGTAACAATCCAGGTGAAGTTTGCCCAGCGAAATGGACAGAAGGCGGCGCAACTCTTAAGCCAGGTCTTGACCTCGTAGGTAAAATCTAA
- a CDS encoding bifunctional glycosyltransferase family 2/GtrA family protein, producing the protein MTVLIPAYEPDHRLLELIANLQRVDSKMHIVVVDDGSGEGYRDLFNIAGAAGCTVLIHPTNQGKGLALKTGFRHLIEIGSTEGVVCADSDGQHLPSDIMRIIAAVDENPNELVLGCRYFTGKVPFRSRFGNSATRMVYTLTTGRRIQDTQTGLRGFSASMLNWLCQIPGERFEYEMNMLLAAQEEGIRMYEVPIDTIYLEQNKSSHFRPVADSVKVYAPIVKFCSSSLLSALLDFALLFLLQLATGSLLVSVAGARVGSSVVNYSMNRRFVFNKKQKPSVLSSAPKYFALVVLILMFNYGFMYLYNESFGLPLIVAKLLTEGTLFVFSFWTQRQFVFRAERLPRSHSSRVSKHAS; encoded by the coding sequence ATGACTGTATTAATTCCAGCGTATGAACCTGACCATCGCTTGCTTGAGTTAATTGCTAATCTACAGAGGGTGGATAGCAAGATGCATATCGTCGTTGTCGATGACGGCAGCGGCGAAGGATATCGCGATCTCTTTAACATAGCTGGTGCAGCCGGATGCACCGTGCTCATCCATCCGACCAATCAAGGAAAGGGACTGGCGCTTAAGACGGGCTTCCGCCACTTGATTGAGATCGGCTCTACGGAAGGCGTCGTCTGCGCAGACAGCGACGGGCAGCATCTGCCTTCTGATATTATGCGAATTATTGCAGCTGTGGACGAGAATCCGAATGAGCTCGTACTTGGCTGCAGATATTTTACAGGCAAAGTCCCGTTCCGCAGCCGTTTCGGCAATAGCGCTACCCGGATGGTGTACACGCTGACGACTGGACGCCGCATCCAGGATACGCAGACCGGCTTGCGCGGATTCTCCGCATCCATGCTGAATTGGCTATGCCAAATTCCAGGGGAGCGCTTCGAATATGAGATGAACATGCTGCTCGCAGCACAGGAGGAGGGCATCCGGATGTATGAGGTGCCGATTGACACGATCTATCTAGAGCAAAATAAATCATCGCACTTCCGCCCCGTTGCCGACTCGGTTAAGGTGTATGCGCCAATTGTGAAGTTTTGCTCCTCCTCTCTCCTGTCTGCACTGCTCGACTTCGCGCTTCTCTTCCTGCTTCAACTCGCTACAGGTAGTCTTCTAGTCTCAGTAGCAGGCGCAAGAGTAGGCAGCTCGGTCGTCAATTATTCGATGAACCGGCGCTTTGTCTTTAATAAGAAGCAGAAGCCATCTGTTCTCTCTTCGGCGCCAAAATATTTTGCGCTCGTCGTACTCATCTTGATGTTCAATTATGGCTTCATGTACCTCTACAATGAAAGCTTCGGCCTTCCCTTGATTGTTGCGAAGCTGCTTACCGAAGGAACCTTGTTCGTATTCAGCTTCTGGACGCAGCGGCAATTCGTCTTCCGGGCGGAGCGCCTTCCGCGATCGCATTCAAGCCGCGTAAGTAAACACGCTTCTTAA
- a CDS encoding MerR family transcriptional regulator gives MHDKVMSIGTVCDLTGLTERQIRYYEEKQLIFPVRSKGGARKYSFDDVEKVKDIHSKLRDGFHTYELRKNGRACCE, from the coding sequence ATGCATGACAAAGTAATGAGCATTGGCACAGTGTGCGACCTGACAGGTTTGACAGAACGGCAAATTCGGTACTACGAGGAGAAACAACTGATTTTTCCAGTTCGATCGAAAGGCGGCGCGCGTAAGTATTCGTTTGATGATGTGGAGAAGGTCAAAGATATTCATAGCAAGCTGCGGGATGGATTTCACACCTATGAGCTGCGCAAAAACGGAAGGGCGTGCTGCGAATGA
- the ahpF gene encoding alkyl hydroperoxide reductase subunit F encodes MVLDPEIKAQLQQYLALMEGDVLIKVQTGDDQVSKDILELMDELTSMTSRIKVEKAEFPRTPSFSVNRPNEDTGIAFAGIPLGHEFTSFVLALLQVSGRAPKVDQEIIDQIKRIKGEYHFESFISLSCHNCPDVVQALNVMSVLNPGITHTMIDGAVFKDEAESRQVMAVPSVYLNGEFFGGGRMTIEEILAKVDTNRDDSELFNKEPYDVLVVGGGPAGASAAIYAARKGIRTGIVAERFGGQVMDTVGIENFISLKYTEGPKLAASLEEHVKEYNVDVMKLQKAKRLEKKELIEVELENGAVLRSKTVILSTGARWRNVGVPGEAEFKNKGVAYCPHCDGPLFIGKRVAVIGGGNSGIEAAIDLAGIVSHVTVLEFLPELKADAVLQERLYSLPNVTVHKNVQTKEITGTDKVNGITYIERDTGGEQHVELEGVFVQIGLVPNTDWLGEDIERTRMGEIVVNSHGSSSVPGVFAAGDCTNSPFKQIIISMGSGATAALGAFDYLIRN; translated from the coding sequence ATGGTGTTAGATCCCGAGATTAAAGCACAATTACAACAGTATCTTGCTTTGATGGAAGGCGACGTGCTCATCAAGGTTCAAACCGGCGATGATCAAGTATCGAAAGATATTCTTGAGCTGATGGATGAACTGACGAGCATGACCTCCCGGATCAAGGTCGAGAAAGCGGAATTTCCGAGAACGCCAAGCTTTAGTGTCAACCGTCCAAATGAAGACACGGGGATTGCGTTCGCCGGTATACCGCTCGGCCATGAGTTTACTTCTTTCGTGCTCGCGCTGCTGCAAGTCAGCGGCCGGGCACCGAAAGTTGATCAGGAAATTATCGATCAGATTAAACGGATCAAAGGCGAATACCATTTTGAATCGTTCATCAGCCTCAGCTGCCATAACTGCCCGGATGTCGTGCAGGCGCTGAACGTGATGAGCGTCCTCAATCCAGGTATCACGCATACGATGATCGACGGTGCCGTATTTAAAGATGAAGCCGAGAGCAGACAAGTGATGGCGGTGCCATCCGTTTACTTGAACGGCGAATTCTTCGGAGGCGGCCGTATGACGATCGAAGAGATTCTGGCGAAGGTCGACACGAACCGTGACGATTCGGAGCTGTTCAACAAAGAGCCGTACGATGTGCTCGTTGTCGGCGGCGGCCCTGCTGGCGCAAGCGCAGCGATCTATGCAGCCCGTAAAGGGATTCGCACAGGAATCGTCGCTGAACGCTTCGGCGGTCAGGTGATGGACACTGTAGGCATCGAGAACTTCATTAGCTTGAAGTACACGGAAGGTCCGAAGCTTGCGGCAAGTCTCGAAGAGCATGTGAAGGAATACAATGTCGATGTGATGAAGCTTCAGAAGGCGAAGCGCCTCGAGAAGAAGGAGCTCATCGAGGTTGAGCTTGAGAACGGGGCAGTTCTGCGCAGCAAGACGGTCATCCTGTCTACAGGTGCCCGTTGGCGTAATGTCGGCGTTCCAGGCGAAGCGGAATTCAAGAACAAAGGCGTAGCTTATTGCCCGCACTGCGACGGCCCATTGTTTATCGGCAAGCGCGTAGCGGTCATCGGCGGCGGCAACTCCGGTATCGAGGCTGCAATCGACCTCGCGGGTATCGTCAGCCACGTTACGGTTCTCGAATTTCTTCCCGAGCTGAAGGCGGATGCCGTGCTTCAAGAGCGTCTTTACAGCTTGCCTAACGTAACGGTTCATAAGAACGTTCAGACGAAGGAAATTACGGGTACGGACAAAGTAAACGGAATTACCTACATCGAACGTGATACCGGCGGAGAGCAGCATGTCGAGCTCGAAGGCGTATTCGTCCAAATCGGTCTTGTTCCGAACACAGATTGGCTAGGCGAGGATATCGAGCGTACGCGCATGGGTGAAATCGTGGTGAACAGCCACGGCTCATCGAGCGTTCCAGGCGTATTCGCGGCAGGCGATTGCACGAATAGCCCGTTCAAGCAAATCATTATTTCGATGGGATCGGGCGCGACAGCTGCGCTGGGCGCATTCGATTATCTAATCCGGAATTAA